From a single Larimichthys crocea isolate SSNF chromosome XIII, L_crocea_2.0, whole genome shotgun sequence genomic region:
- the LOC104920431 gene encoding glutathione S-transferase A yields the protein MAKSMSLLWGAGSPPCWRVMITLEEKKLQGYKHKLLSFEKGEHKSQDVLEINPRGQLPAFKHGDNILNESSAACLYLENQFKSQGIKLIPDSPAEQALMYQRMMEGLTLTDKLNSVIYYDLLVPEEERHDSAVKRNREGLATELNLWEGYLQKVAAGSYLAGGFSLADVIVFPNIAYAFRFGLSAGRYPKLAKYYSLLKDRPSIKASRPPHWLASPQGYDILKDL from the exons ATGGCCAAGTCAATGAGTCTTCTGTGGGGGGCTGGATCACCTCCCTGCTGGAGAGTTATGATCACTTTGGAAGAAAAGAAGCTGCAAGGCTACAAACACAAGCTGCTCTCTTTTGAGAAAGGAGAGCACAAATCACAGGACGTTTTGGAGATTAACCCGAGAGGACAG CTTCCTGCCTTCAAACATGGAGACAACATACTGAATGAGTCGAGTGCAGCATGTTTATACCTGGAG AATCAGTTCAAGTCTCAGGGCATCAAGCTGATCCCTGACAGCCCTGCAGAACAAGCGCTCATGTACCAACGCATGATGGAGGGTCTCACCCTCACTGATAAACTCA ATTCAGTCATCTACTATGACTTGTTGGTCCCTGAAGAGGAGAGACATGATTCTGCTGTGAAGAGAAACAGGGAAGGCCTTGCCACTGAGCTCAACCTCTGGGAGGGTTACCTGCAGAAG GTGGCTGCAGGATCGTACCTGGCAGGTGGTTTCTCCTTGGCTGATGTGATCGTCTTTCCAAATATTGCTTATGCTTTTCGTTTTGG GTTGTCTGCTGGGCGTTACCCTAAACTTGCCAAATATTACAGCCTGTTGAAGGACAGACCCAGCATTAAAGCCAGCAGACCACCACACTGGCTGGCCAGCCCACAGGGTTATGACATCCTGAAGGATCTCTGA
- the LOC104920428 gene encoding glutathione S-transferase A: MAQDMTLLWGSGSPPCWRVMIALEEKNLQGYNQKLLSFEKMEHKSQEVIDINPRGQLPSFKHGDVIVNESYAACFYLESQFKSQGNKLIPDSPAEQALMYQRMFEGLTFYEKLNAVIYYNWFVPEGERHDSALNRNREALVTELKLWEGYLQKLGSGSHLAGPSFSLVDVTVFPTVATLFRFGLSAEKYPKLGEYYALLKERPSVKASWPPHWLENPKGQDTLKDM; this comes from the exons ATGGCCCAGGACATGACTCTGCTGTGGGGCTCCGGCTCTCCTCCCTGCTGGAGGGTGATGATCGCTCTGGAGGAGAAAAACCTGCAGGGATACAACCAGAAACTGCTGTCCTTTGAGAAAATGGAGCACAAGTCTCAAGAAGTGATAGATATAAATCCCAGGGGACAG ctTCCCTCTTTCAAACATGGAGACGTCATCGTGAATGAATCCTATGCTGCCTGTTTTTACCTGGAG agtCAGTTTAAGTCCCAGGGAAACAAGCTGATCCCAGACAGCCCGGCAGAACAAGCACTGATGTACCAACGCATGTTTGAGGGACTCACCTTCTACGAAAAACTAA aTGCTGTTATCTACTATAACTGGTTTGTCCCTGAAGGAGAGAGGCATGACTCAGCACTGAATCGAAACAGGGAAGCTCTGGTCACTGAACTAAAGCTCTGGGAGGGTTACCTGCAGAAG CTGGGCTCGGGCTCTCACCTGGCAGGACCATCCTTCTCTCTAGTGGATGTCACTGTTTTTCCAACTGTTGCTACTCTCTTCAGATTTGG GTTGTCTGCTGAAAAGTACCCTAAACTGGGAGAGTATTACGCTCTGTTGAAGGAGCGGCCCAGTGTCAAAGCCAGCTGGCCTCCTCACTGGCTGGAGAACCCTAAAGGACAAGACACACTCAAAGACATGTGA
- the LOC104920430 gene encoding glutathione S-transferase A has translation MAKDMTLLWGSGSPPCWRVMIALEEKNLQGYNQKLLSFEKMEHKSKEVMEMNPRGQLPAFKHGDRVLNESYAACMYLESQFKSQGNKLIPDCPAEQALMYQRMFEGLTFNEKMASVIYYNWKVPEGERHDSAVKRNREVLSAEVKLWEGYLEKRSGCFLAGKNFSLADVVVYPSISYLFRFGLCEERYPKMAAYYNCLKDRPSIKATWPPTWLENPQGQDLLKDI, from the exons ATGGCCAAGGACATGACTCTGCTGTGGGGCTCCGGCTCTCCTCCCTGCTGGAGGGTGATGATCGCTCTGGAGGAGAAGAACCTGCAGGGATACAACCAGAAACTGCTGTCCTTTGAGAAAATGGAGCACAAGTCAAAGGAAGTCATGGAAATGAATCCCAGGGGACAG CTCCCTGCCTtcaaacatggagacagagtCCTGAATGAGTCCTACGCTGCCTGCATGTACCTTGAG AGCCAGTTCAAGTCTCAGGGAAACAAGCTGATCCCTGACTGCCCCGCTGAACAGGCACTGATGTACCAGCGCATGTTTGAGGGTCTTACATTCAACGAGAAAATGG CAAGTGTTATCTACTACAACTGGAAGGTCCCGGAGGGAGAGAGGCATGACTCTGCTGTGAAGAGGAACAGAGAAGTTCTGAGTGCTGAAGTCAAGCTTTGGGAGGGATACCTGGAGAAG AGATCAGGCTGTTTCCTGGCAGGAAAGAACTTTTCACTGGCTGATGTGGTCGTTTATCCAAGCATCTCTTATCTCTTCCGTTTTGG GTTATGTGAAGAGCGTTACCCTAAAATGGCAGCTTACTATAACTGCCTTAAGGACAGACCCAGCATCAAAGCCACCTGGCCCCCTACCTGGCTGGAGAACCCACAGGGACAAGACCTGCTGAAAGACATCTGA